A window of the Acetobacteraceae bacterium genome harbors these coding sequences:
- a CDS encoding HAD family phosphatase, protein MLVLKSLIRARRLRRERMPLPEDENFKEFLDLPTPKLIIFDCDGVLVDGETLAMNAIIDFAKEQGLDLTEEMAEKHALGLALPQVVKNLSKLAGKEFPADSVPRLRKMFIQLAEKYAEPVTGANALLKRLNDANIPFRIGSNSSAKEMAVKFRASGLEDHIEDDNIHSAADIGAPKPQPDVYLLAAEEEGVPPNECIVIEDSDPGALAAIRAGMRCIVLRPADQDEPPAFKKGVGVIAHSLKQVGDVIFKTLED, encoded by the coding sequence ATGCTCGTGCTAAAGTCGCTTATTCGGGCACGGAGACTAAGGAGAGAACGAATGCCTTTACCTGAAGATGAAAATTTCAAAGAATTTCTTGATTTACCAACACCTAAGCTGATCATTTTTGATTGCGATGGCGTTCTCGTTGACGGTGAAACCCTCGCTATGAATGCCATTATTGATTTTGCAAAAGAGCAGGGTCTGGATCTGACAGAAGAAATGGCTGAAAAGCATGCCTTGGGTCTTGCATTGCCACAGGTTGTCAAAAACCTTTCAAAGCTGGCCGGCAAAGAATTTCCTGCTGATTCCGTCCCTCGCCTTAGAAAAATGTTCATTCAGCTTGCAGAGAAATATGCCGAACCTGTCACAGGTGCAAATGCGCTTCTCAAACGCCTAAATGACGCTAATATTCCCTTCAGAATTGGCTCCAACTCTTCTGCGAAAGAAATGGCCGTTAAATTCAGAGCCTCTGGTTTAGAAGACCATATTGAAGACGACAATATTCACTCTGCCGCAGATATTGGCGCACCAAAACCACAACCAGACGTTTATCTCCTTGCGGCGGAAGAGGAAGGCGTGCCACCTAACGAATGTATCGTGATTGAAGACAGTGACCCTGGTGCACTGGCAGCAATCCGTGCCGGCATGCGTTGCATCGTTTTGCGTCCAGCAGATCAAGACGAGCCTCCTGCCTTTAAAAAAGGTGTCGGCGTTATTGCGCATAGCCTGAAACAAGTTGGGGATGTCATCTTCAAAACACTTGAAGACTAA
- a CDS encoding SHOCT domain-containing protein, producing MLEKLASMKKQGIITEEEFNQKKTELLGKQL from the coding sequence ATGCTGGAAAAATTGGCCAGCATGAAAAAACAAGGCATTATTACAGAAGAAGAATTCAATCAAAAGAAAACAGAGCTTTTAGGAAAACAGCTCTAA
- the nikA gene encoding nickel ABC transporter, nickel/metallophore periplasmic binding protein, producing MNRKIFTLCAIALFWSVFSNAQAQTLNFSWPVNVGPLNPHLYTPNQMFAQDMVYEPLVKFGKDGKIHPWLTKSWNISPDRKTYLFNLRDDVKFSNGEIFDAKAAKANFDAILANRIRHNWLEAINQIESVKILSPFQIQIKLKDSYYPFLEDLSFPRPFKFIALSQFKNGGTKDGILQPIGTGPWILSQTKLGENDLFRRNETYWGKKADFKEINVKVIPDPNSRSIALETGQVDLVQGTNGPLTPDMFEQLKHSNQYQTELSPPLGTLMIVLNSQKGPTAEQKVREALNHAVDKDTLLSAVLYQTQSRADTLFSKEIPYANIDLKPYLYDPNQAAALLDEAGWKQTKKGEIRQKNGQKLILELSFVGTDAIMKSMAEIIQGNCREIGIDLQLIGEEESSVFARQREGNFGLIFEEILGAPFAPAALLSSMRAPSHADYQAQLGLPDKKEIDKEIQEVLVSQNETERQRLYTDILTRLHQDAIYLPISYVRAMAVANHKIQKIDFGATMMEIPFEKLQESKN from the coding sequence ATGAACCGTAAGATTTTTACTCTCTGCGCTATCGCACTTTTTTGGAGTGTGTTTTCAAATGCACAGGCGCAAACGCTAAATTTTTCTTGGCCTGTCAATGTCGGCCCGCTTAATCCCCACCTTTACACGCCCAACCAAATGTTTGCCCAAGATATGGTTTATGAACCGCTTGTGAAATTTGGGAAAGACGGCAAAATCCACCCCTGGCTTACAAAAAGCTGGAACATCTCTCCAGATCGAAAAACCTATCTTTTTAACCTGAGGGACGATGTTAAATTCTCCAATGGTGAAATTTTTGATGCAAAGGCGGCTAAAGCCAATTTTGATGCCATTTTAGCCAATAGAATACGCCATAACTGGCTCGAAGCGATCAATCAAATTGAATCGGTAAAAATCCTCTCCCCCTTTCAAATTCAAATAAAGCTCAAAGACAGCTATTACCCCTTTTTAGAAGATTTATCCTTTCCCCGTCCTTTTAAATTCATTGCCCTCTCCCAGTTTAAAAATGGCGGAACAAAAGACGGCATTCTTCAACCTATTGGCACTGGCCCATGGATTCTTTCCCAAACAAAATTAGGCGAAAATGATCTTTTCCGCCGGAACGAAACTTATTGGGGAAAGAAAGCAGATTTCAAAGAAATCAATGTAAAGGTCATTCCTGATCCTAATAGCCGTTCAATCGCTTTAGAAACGGGACAAGTGGATCTGGTTCAAGGGACAAATGGCCCTTTAACGCCAGATATGTTTGAGCAGTTAAAACACTCAAACCAATATCAAACAGAACTTTCCCCTCCTTTGGGCACGTTAATGATTGTTTTAAACAGTCAAAAAGGACCAACTGCTGAGCAAAAAGTGCGCGAAGCGCTCAACCATGCCGTGGATAAAGACACCCTGCTATCTGCGGTTCTTTACCAAACGCAAAGCAGAGCCGATACGCTTTTTTCAAAAGAAATCCCTTATGCCAATATTGATTTAAAACCCTATCTTTATGATCCTAATCAAGCTGCGGCGCTTTTGGATGAAGCAGGCTGGAAGCAAACTAAAAAAGGCGAAATCCGTCAAAAAAACGGTCAAAAACTTATCTTAGAACTCTCTTTTGTCGGCACAGATGCCATTATGAAATCTATGGCGGAGATTATCCAAGGGAACTGCAGAGAAATTGGTATCGATCTCCAGTTGATTGGCGAAGAGGAAAGCAGTGTTTTTGCACGCCAGCGGGAAGGCAATTTTGGACTCATTTTTGAAGAGATTTTGGGAGCGCCCTTTGCCCCCGCAGCCTTATTAAGCTCTATGCGCGCTCCCTCTCACGCAGATTATCAGGCGCAACTTGGCCTGCCTGACAAAAAAGAAATTGATAAAGAAATCCAAGAAGTGCTGGTTTCCCAAAATGAAACCGAGCGTCAGCGGCTTTATACAGACATTCTCACACGCCTGCATCAAGATGCCATTTACCTGCCTATCAGCTATGTTCGGGCAATGGCCGTTGCCAATCACAAAATCCAAAAAATTGATTTTGGTGCGACCATGATGGAAATTCCCTTTGAAAAGCTCCAAGAGAGCAAAAATTAA
- the nikB gene encoding nickel ABC transporter permease subunit NikB, producing MLYFTLKRLALAPFMLFLASLFIFLLIHLGPSDPAMDYLRLSNIPPTNEALETTRQMLGLNRPLLTQYLHWLGHAVQGDFGLSFATGRPVFKDLLYFLPATLELAGVALLLTLLFSIPLGILSARYPNQWPDHLIRFISLLGVSIPNFWLALLLIWLFPLSLHLLPPMGKTGISSLIMPSFTVAFMSLAINARLLRGSMLEVSGQRHVLYARLRGLSKNKIEKNHIFFNASLPMINALGMYIAELIAGTLIIESIFSWPGLGRFAVSAILNRDYPVIQCFTLFMVLIFILCNLCVDLFCAWIDPREQTAQEVKK from the coding sequence ATGCTTTACTTCACCTTAAAGCGCCTTGCTCTTGCGCCCTTCATGCTTTTTCTCGCCTCTTTATTCATTTTTTTACTTATTCATTTAGGCCCCAGTGATCCTGCGATGGATTATTTACGCCTCTCTAATATTCCGCCAACAAACGAGGCGCTGGAAACAACACGTCAAATGCTTGGGCTGAATCGCCCTTTACTCACCCAATATCTTCATTGGCTCGGCCATGCTGTTCAAGGGGATTTTGGCCTTTCTTTTGCAACAGGCAGACCTGTTTTTAAGGATTTGCTTTATTTTCTGCCTGCCACCTTGGAGCTTGCGGGCGTTGCCCTCCTCTTAACCCTTCTTTTTTCTATCCCCCTTGGTATTCTTTCCGCCAGATACCCCAATCAATGGCCAGACCACCTTATCCGCTTTATTTCCCTGCTGGGCGTTTCCATCCCTAATTTTTGGTTAGCCCTTTTACTTATCTGGCTGTTTCCACTCTCTTTGCATTTACTTCCACCTATGGGAAAGACGGGGATTTCTAGCCTAATCATGCCCTCTTTTACTGTTGCCTTTATGTCTTTAGCCATCAATGCACGCCTTCTTCGAGGAAGCATGTTAGAAGTCTCAGGACAGCGCCATGTCCTCTATGCACGCCTGAGGGGACTTTCGAAAAACAAAATAGAAAAAAATCATATTTTCTTTAATGCCTCCCTTCCAATGATCAATGCGCTTGGCATGTATATCGCTGAACTTATCGCTGGAACGCTCATTATTGAAAGCATCTTTTCTTGGCCTGGGCTTGGACGTTTTGCCGTCTCTGCCATTTTAAATCGGGATTATCCTGTTATCCAATGTTTCACGCTTTTTATGGTTTTGATTTTTATCCTCTGCAATTTATGCGTTGATCTTTTCTGCGCTTGGATTGATCCCCGTGAGCAGACCGCCCAAGAGGTCAAAAAATGA